From a region of the Pseudomonadaceae bacterium SI-3 genome:
- a CDS encoding anthranilate synthase component I: MTREEFLRLAAEGHNRIPLSFETLADFDTPLTLYLKLADAPNSYLLESVQGGEKWGRYSIIGLPCRTVLRVHDHNVSVTTDGIETEQSEVEDPLAFVEAFQQRYRVAPVEGLPRFNGGLVGYFGYDSVRYVERKLATCPNPDPLGTPDILLMVSDAVVVFDNLAGKLHCIVLADPSQPNAYEAGQAQLQALREKLRQSITPRLGLDFENGGDTEPTFRSSFSREDYEQAVNRIKDYILAGDCMQVVISQRMSIPFKAAPIDLYRALRCFNPTPYMYFFNFGDFHVVGSSPEVLVRVEEGLVTVRPIAGTRPRGVNEEADLALEQDLLSDAKELAEHLMLIDLGRNDVGRVAENGSVRLTEKMVIERYSNVMHIVSNVTGQLKAPLTAMDALRAILPAGTLSGAPKVRAMEIIDELEPVKRGVYGGAVGYLAWNGNMDTAIAIRTAVIKDGELHVQAGAGIVADSQPALEWEETLNKRRAMFRAVALAEHGSD, encoded by the coding sequence CTGTCGTTCGAAACCCTTGCTGACTTCGACACGCCGCTGACGCTCTATCTCAAGCTGGCCGACGCGCCTAACTCCTACCTACTCGAGTCCGTACAGGGCGGGGAGAAGTGGGGGCGCTATTCGATTATCGGCCTGCCGTGCCGCACCGTGCTCAGGGTGCATGATCACAACGTTAGCGTGACCACCGATGGCATCGAGACCGAACAGTCCGAGGTCGAGGATCCGTTGGCCTTCGTCGAAGCCTTTCAGCAGCGCTATCGGGTGGCGCCGGTCGAAGGCTTGCCGCGTTTCAATGGCGGGCTGGTCGGATACTTCGGTTACGACAGCGTGCGCTATGTCGAACGCAAGCTGGCGACCTGTCCCAATCCCGACCCGTTGGGCACGCCGGATATCCTGTTGATGGTTTCCGATGCCGTGGTGGTCTTCGACAACCTCGCCGGAAAGCTGCACTGCATCGTGCTAGCCGATCCATCGCAGCCGAACGCCTATGAGGCGGGGCAGGCGCAACTTCAGGCGCTGCGCGAAAAACTGCGGCAGTCGATCACGCCGCGCCTGGGCCTGGACTTCGAGAATGGCGGCGACACCGAGCCGACCTTCCGCTCCAGCTTCAGTCGCGAGGACTACGAGCAGGCGGTCAACCGCATCAAGGACTACATCCTCGCCGGCGATTGCATGCAGGTGGTGATCTCCCAGCGCATGTCGATTCCCTTCAAGGCGGCACCGATCGATCTGTACCGCGCGCTGCGCTGCTTCAACCCGACGCCTTATATGTACTTCTTCAATTTCGGCGATTTCCACGTGGTGGGCTCGTCGCCGGAAGTGCTGGTGCGGGTGGAGGAAGGACTGGTGACGGTCCGACCTATCGCTGGCACCCGCCCGCGCGGCGTCAACGAGGAAGCCGATCTGGCTCTGGAGCAGGATCTGCTCAGCGACGCCAAGGAACTGGCCGAACACTTGATGCTGATCGACCTGGGCCGCAACGACGTCGGCCGCGTGGCCGAGAATGGTTCGGTGCGGCTTACCGAAAAGATGGTCATCGAGCGCTATTCCAACGTGATGCATATCGTCTCCAACGTCACCGGCCAGCTCAAGGCACCACTGACGGCCATGGATGCGCTGCGCGCGATCCTGCCGGCCGGCACCTTGTCTGGTGCACCGAAGGTCCGCGCCATGGAGATCATCGACGAACTCGAACCGGTAAAACGCGGCGTGTATGGCGGTGCAGTCGGGTATCTGGCCTGGAACGGCAACATGGATACCGCTATTGCCATCCGTACCGCAGTGATCAAGGACGGCGAACTGCACGTGCAGGCCGGTGCCGGCATCGTCGCCGACTCGCAACCGGCGCTGGAATGGGAAGAAACACTGAACAAACGCCGCGCGATGTTCCGCGCGGTGGCCTTGGCAGAGCACGGGAGCGACTGA
- a CDS encoding GGDEF-domain containing protein, protein MSQLPSPRSSSVRQSWPLASSLVIALAALLMLVWLLSSLADLNGSPVWFPLPLHIAVETFSIVVAALVFAVAWHSQQPVHRSNPLLACAFLAIALLDLAHMLSYRGMPVWVTPASAEKAIAFWLVSRVLLAFTLLAVACRLCHRSIPLPRHLLLASSLGLVALVVYLQLFQPQLWPRTFVEGEGLTRFKVQMEWLIISLFALAAWVFWRAREVEDVGYFDGMLAATLVSILAELCFTAYSSVNSFYSLLGHLYKIVSYGFIYQVVFVSSVRAPYERLAIEMSERIAAQQRIDYMAHFDSLTGLPNLSQLEDRTRQAMASALKLKGAVAVLYVDLDHFKMVNDSFGRSFGDQLLCTTAVRLQQALPDSAMLARASGDEFVVLLADLKNAEGASAVIQLVLDELAEPFMVERQQIVVSISIGVAVGPNDGMDFSCLLRNAEMAMYKAKEAGRRTWCYYNAALDTEMRGRLYLINGLRLAIEREEFFLEYQLQLDLASGRVVGAEALLRWQHPQWGLVAPGQFIPAAEQSGLIVDIGEWIILEACRQAARWQAEKLDIPRVAVNVAAIQLHQGSLEQTVAAALAQTGLPASALELELTESSLVDNTEQVMIALAGLKALGVTLSIDDFGTGYSCLAYLRRLSVDTLKIDRSFVSDLPNEDGHAIVAAIIHMAESLGLNTLAEGVEDEATAAELLRLGCRQAQGFFYARPVPASALPAAIASLPV, encoded by the coding sequence ATGTCGCAACTGCCGAGTCCCCGCTCATCCTCCGTTCGTCAGTCCTGGCCGTTGGCGTCATCGCTGGTGATTGCCCTCGCTGCGCTGCTGATGTTGGTCTGGCTGTTATCGAGTCTGGCGGATCTCAACGGCAGCCCGGTGTGGTTTCCGTTACCGCTGCACATCGCTGTCGAAACCTTCTCGATCGTTGTTGCCGCGTTGGTGTTCGCGGTGGCCTGGCACAGCCAGCAGCCAGTGCATCGATCGAATCCGCTGCTCGCCTGTGCGTTTCTGGCCATCGCGCTGTTGGATCTGGCGCATATGCTGTCCTACCGGGGTATGCCCGTTTGGGTGACACCCGCTTCGGCGGAAAAGGCGATCGCCTTCTGGCTGGTTTCCCGCGTCTTGCTCGCCTTCACCCTGCTCGCCGTGGCGTGCCGCCTGTGCCACCGAAGCATTCCACTGCCGCGGCACCTGCTGTTGGCATCGTCGCTGGGCTTGGTGGCCCTGGTTGTTTATCTGCAGCTGTTTCAGCCGCAGCTGTGGCCGCGAACTTTTGTTGAAGGGGAGGGGCTGACCCGCTTCAAGGTCCAGATGGAATGGTTGATCATCAGCCTCTTCGCGCTGGCGGCATGGGTGTTCTGGCGGGCTCGCGAGGTTGAAGACGTTGGCTATTTTGATGGAATGCTGGCCGCGACACTGGTCTCGATACTCGCCGAACTGTGCTTTACCGCCTACTCCAGCGTAAACAGCTTCTACAGCTTGCTCGGGCATCTGTACAAGATCGTCTCCTACGGCTTCATCTATCAGGTGGTGTTCGTTTCGAGTGTGCGGGCGCCGTATGAGCGGTTGGCGATCGAAATGAGCGAGCGGATCGCTGCGCAACAGCGCATTGACTATATGGCCCACTTCGACAGCCTGACGGGGTTGCCCAACTTGTCCCAGCTGGAGGACCGGACCCGTCAGGCGATGGCCAGCGCCCTGAAACTCAAGGGAGCAGTTGCGGTGCTGTATGTCGATCTTGATCACTTCAAGATGGTCAATGACTCGTTCGGGCGCAGCTTCGGTGACCAGCTGCTATGCACAACCGCAGTAAGGCTGCAGCAGGCATTGCCAGACAGCGCCATGCTGGCACGTGCCAGCGGCGACGAGTTCGTCGTGTTATTGGCGGACCTGAAGAATGCCGAGGGTGCGTCGGCTGTGATCCAGCTTGTCCTCGACGAATTGGCCGAACCCTTCATGGTTGAGCGCCAGCAAATCGTGGTGTCGATTTCCATTGGCGTCGCGGTCGGCCCGAACGATGGCATGGACTTTTCCTGCCTCCTGCGCAACGCAGAAATGGCTATGTACAAAGCCAAGGAAGCTGGGCGTCGGACCTGGTGCTACTACAACGCTGCCCTGGATACTGAGATGCGTGGGCGGCTGTACCTGATCAACGGCCTGCGGCTTGCTATCGAGCGAGAGGAGTTTTTTCTGGAGTACCAGCTGCAGCTGGACCTCGCCAGTGGCAGGGTAGTGGGCGCTGAGGCCTTGTTGCGCTGGCAGCATCCGCAGTGGGGGTTGGTCGCCCCCGGGCAGTTCATTCCTGCAGCGGAACAGAGTGGTCTGATCGTCGATATCGGCGAGTGGATCATTCTCGAGGCGTGCCGACAGGCCGCACGGTGGCAGGCTGAAAAGCTGGACATCCCGCGTGTCGCTGTGAACGTCGCGGCGATACAACTGCACCAGGGCTCGCTGGAACAGACTGTAGCCGCTGCCTTGGCGCAGACCGGTCTGCCGGCTTCGGCGCTGGAGCTTGAGCTGACCGAGTCCAGCCTCGTCGACAACACTGAGCAGGTGATGATCGCGCTGGCAGGTCTGAAGGCTCTGGGAGTTACGCTGTCCATCGATGATTTTGGCACCGGGTATTCATGTCTGGCGTATCTTCGGCGGTTGTCGGTGGACACCTTGAAGATCGATCGCTCCTTTGTCAGCGATCTACCCAACGAAGACGGCCATGCCATCGTCGCCGCTATCATCCACATGGCCGAGTCGCTCGGGCTGAACACGCTGGCAGAGGGGGTCGAGGACGAGGCCACTGCTGCGGAGCTGCTTCGACTTGGCTGCCGGCAGGCGCAGGGTTTTTTCTACGCTCGGCCGGTTCCGGCATCCGCGCTACCCGCCGCTATCGCTTCGCTGCCGGTATAG
- a CDS encoding aminodeoxychorismate/anthranilate synthase component II, whose translation MLLMLDNYDSFTYNVVQYLGELGADVKVVRNDELSVAEIEALNPERIVVSPGPCTPNEAGVSLDLIRHFAGKLPILGVCLGHQSIGQAFGGEVVRARQVMHGKTSPVAHQNTGVFAGLNNPLTVTRYHSLVVKRETLPDCLEITAWTQLEDGSVDEIMGLRHKTLNIEGVQFHPESILTEQGHELFANFLKQTGGVR comes from the coding sequence ATGCTGCTAATGCTGGATAACTACGATTCCTTTACTTACAACGTCGTGCAATACCTCGGCGAACTCGGTGCGGACGTCAAAGTGGTGCGCAACGATGAGTTGAGTGTCGCCGAAATCGAAGCACTGAACCCGGAGCGTATCGTCGTATCGCCTGGCCCCTGCACGCCGAACGAGGCGGGAGTTTCACTCGACCTGATCCGCCATTTCGCCGGCAAGCTGCCGATTCTAGGCGTTTGTCTTGGCCATCAGAGCATCGGGCAAGCGTTTGGTGGTGAGGTCGTGCGGGCGCGTCAGGTCATGCACGGCAAGACGAGTCCGGTCGCTCACCAGAACACGGGCGTGTTCGCCGGCCTGAACAATCCATTAACGGTGACGCGTTACCACTCGTTGGTGGTCAAGCGCGAAACGCTTCCCGACTGTCTGGAAATCACTGCCTGGACGCAGCTGGAAGATGGCAGTGTCGACGAGATCATGGGCTTGCGGCATAAGACGCTGAACATTGAAGGCGTGCAGTTTCATCCTGAGTCAATCCTCACCGAGCAGGGGCACGAATTGTTCGCCAATTTTCTTAAACAGACCGGAGGCGTGCGCTGA
- the trpD gene encoding anthranilate phosphoribosyltransferase codes for MDIKEALNRIVGQLDLSTDEMKAVMRQIMTGHCTDAQIGAFLMGMRMKSETIDEIVGAVQVMRELAEPVHFDTHRLVDTCGTGGDGMNIFNVSTAAAFVVAAAGGKVAKHGNRAVSGKSGSADLLEAAGVYLDLTPEQVARSVDAVGVGFMFAPAHHGAMKFAAGPRRELGLRTLFNILGPMSNPAGVKHQVLGVFSKELCRPMAEVLSRLGSQHVLVVHAQDGLDEISLAAPTYVAELNKGEITEYRIQPEDFGIKSQSLIGLNVEDAQGSLALIRDALGRRKTDNGQKAADMIVLNAGAALYAADIASSLKQGVEIAHDALHTGLARDKFEELVSFTVVFKQESSQ; via the coding sequence ATGGATATCAAGGAAGCCCTCAACCGCATCGTCGGCCAGCTGGACTTGAGTACCGATGAGATGAAGGCGGTGATGCGCCAGATCATGACTGGTCACTGCACCGATGCGCAGATTGGCGCGTTCCTCATGGGCATGCGCATGAAGAGCGAAACGATCGACGAGATTGTCGGCGCCGTACAGGTGATGCGTGAGCTGGCCGAACCGGTGCATTTCGATACCCATCGATTGGTGGACACCTGCGGTACCGGTGGCGATGGGATGAACATTTTCAATGTTTCAACTGCCGCAGCCTTCGTGGTCGCCGCCGCGGGAGGCAAGGTGGCCAAGCACGGTAACCGTGCGGTGTCGGGCAAGAGTGGCAGCGCCGACCTGCTCGAAGCGGCCGGTGTTTACCTGGATCTCACGCCCGAGCAGGTTGCGCGCAGTGTCGATGCCGTTGGTGTTGGATTCATGTTCGCGCCTGCGCATCACGGTGCGATGAAATTTGCCGCCGGCCCACGCCGTGAGCTGGGCCTGCGCACGCTGTTCAATATCCTCGGCCCGATGTCCAACCCCGCTGGCGTCAAGCATCAGGTGCTTGGCGTGTTCAGCAAGGAACTCTGCCGGCCCATGGCCGAGGTGCTATCGCGCCTGGGAAGCCAGCATGTGTTGGTGGTGCATGCGCAGGATGGGCTTGACGAGATCAGTCTGGCGGCCCCGACCTATGTCGCCGAACTGAACAAGGGAGAGATCACCGAGTACCGTATCCAGCCTGAAGATTTCGGGATCAAGAGCCAGAGCCTGATAGGTCTCAATGTCGAGGATGCACAGGGTTCGCTGGCGCTGATTCGCGACGCACTGGGACGGCGCAAAACGGACAATGGGCAAAAGGCTGCCGACATGATCGTCCTCAATGCCGGTGCTGCGCTTTACGCGGCCGATATCGCCAGCAGCCTGAAGCAGGGCGTAGAGATCGCTCACGATGCGTTGCATACAGGTTTGGCGCGAGACAAGTTCGAGGAGCTGGTGTCCTTCACCGTGGTGTTCAAGCAGGAGAGTTCGCAATGA
- a CDS encoding indole-3-glycerol phosphate synthase TrpC, which yields MTSVPTVLEKIIRRKREEVTERRGRVGLAELETMAAAADPVRGFARRLQEQARNKQPAVIAEIKKASPSKGVLREDFVPADIARSYEAGGATCLSVLTDIDFFQGADDYLKQARAACELPVIRKDFMVDPYQIIEARALGADCILLIVAALEDGQMAELADVAKAQNLDVLVEVHDGAELERALRLDTPLVGINNRNLHTFELSLETTLDLLPRIPRDRLAVTESGILHRADVELMEINQVYAFLVGEAFMRAEQPGVELQRLFFPGRASLRSSVDPE from the coding sequence ATGACCAGTGTGCCGACGGTTCTGGAAAAGATCATCAGGCGCAAGCGCGAGGAAGTGACTGAGCGTCGCGGCCGGGTCGGCCTGGCTGAACTCGAAACAATGGCGGCGGCAGCCGACCCGGTCCGCGGTTTTGCCCGCCGGCTGCAGGAGCAGGCGCGTAACAAACAACCGGCTGTGATTGCAGAAATTAAGAAAGCCTCACCAAGCAAAGGGGTGCTGCGAGAGGATTTCGTGCCGGCGGACATCGCCAGAAGCTATGAGGCAGGTGGCGCCACCTGCCTCTCGGTGTTGACCGACATCGACTTCTTTCAAGGGGCCGACGACTACCTGAAGCAAGCGCGCGCGGCATGCGAGCTGCCTGTCATCCGTAAGGACTTCATGGTCGACCCCTACCAGATCATCGAAGCCAGAGCCTTGGGCGCGGACTGTATTCTGCTGATCGTCGCTGCGCTGGAGGACGGTCAGATGGCGGAGCTGGCCGATGTGGCAAAGGCTCAGAATCTGGACGTATTGGTGGAGGTTCATGACGGAGCAGAGCTGGAGCGCGCGCTGCGCCTCGATACGCCTCTGGTCGGGATCAACAACCGTAACCTTCACACCTTCGAACTCAGCCTGGAAACGACTCTCGATCTGCTGCCACGCATCCCTCGAGACCGTCTGGCGGTTACCGAAAGCGGCATTCTTCATCGTGCCGACGTTGAGTTGATGGAAATCAACCAGGTGTATGCGTTTTTGGTGGGAGAGGCTTTCATGCGAGCCGAGCAGCCTGGGGTTGAGCTGCAGCGTTTGTTCTTTCCCGGACGCGCGAGCCTACGGTCGTCGGTCGATCCCGAATAA
- a CDS encoding cAMP-activated global transcriptional regulator CRP, translating to MVAITLTPKIKNIDKLLAHCHRRRYTAKSTIIYAGDRSETLFFIVKGSVTILIEDDDGREMIIAYLNSGDFFGEMGLFEKEGSEKERSAWVRAKTECEVAELSYAKFRELTQQDPDILYALGSQMAERLRNTTRKVGDLAFLDVTGRVARTLLDLCKQPDAMTHPDGMQIKITRQEIGRIVGCSREMVGRVLKSLESQGLVHVKGKTMVVFGTR from the coding sequence ATGGTCGCTATTACACTCACGCCCAAGATCAAGAACATCGACAAACTACTTGCACATTGCCATCGCCGACGCTACACCGCCAAGAGCACTATCATCTATGCCGGTGACCGTAGCGAAACGCTTTTCTTCATCGTTAAAGGTTCGGTCACGATCCTGATCGAAGACGACGATGGTCGTGAAATGATCATTGCCTATCTCAACTCTGGCGACTTCTTCGGAGAGATGGGACTGTTCGAGAAAGAGGGTTCGGAAAAAGAACGCAGCGCATGGGTTCGCGCTAAGACTGAATGTGAAGTAGCAGAACTGAGCTATGCCAAGTTCCGTGAACTGACCCAGCAAGACCCCGATATTCTTTATGCGCTCGGCAGCCAGATGGCTGAACGCTTGCGCAATACGACGCGCAAGGTGGGTGATCTGGCGTTCCTCGACGTAACCGGTCGCGTAGCCCGCACATTGCTCGACCTGTGCAAGCAGCCCGATGCGATGACGCACCCCGATGGCATGCAGATCAAGATCACTCGCCAGGAGATCGGCCGCATCGTTGGTTGCTCGAGGGAAATGGTCGGGCGTGTACTGAAGAGCCTGGAATCCCAGGGGTTGGTACACGTGAAAGGCAAGACCATGGTGGTATTCGGCACTCGCTGA